One window from the genome of Salvia miltiorrhiza cultivar Shanhuang (shh) chromosome 7, IMPLAD_Smil_shh, whole genome shotgun sequence encodes:
- the LOC130994955 gene encoding ubiquitin-conjugating enzyme E2 4 has translation MSSPSKRREMDLMKLMMTDYKVEMINDGMQEFHVQFNGPKESPYQGGVWKIRVELPDAYPYKSPSIGFVNKIYHPNVDEMSGSVCLDVINQTWSPMFDLVNVFEVFLPQLLLYPNPSDPLNGEAAALMMRDRNAYDQRVKEYCEKYAKPTDAGVAPDEKSSDEELTEDEYASSDEEVAGKADP, from the exons ATGTCTTCCCCAAGCAAACGCCGCGAAatggatttgatgaagct GATGATGACTGACTATAAGGTGGAGATGATCAATGATGGCATGCAGGAGTTTCATGTGCAGTTCAATGGACCCAAAGAAA GTCCTTATCAAGGAGGTGTTTGGAAGATTAGGGTGGAGCTGCCAGATGCTTATCCGTATAAATCTCCTTCCATTGGTTTTGTCAATAAGATTTACCATCCAAATGTTGATGAGAT GTCAGGTTCTGTGTGTTTAGACGTAATCAATCAGACTTGGAGTCCCATGTTTG ACCTAGTCAACGTGTTTGAAGTGTTCCTTCCTCAACTTCTTTTATACCCGAATCCATCAGATCCTTTAAATGGAGAGGCAGCAGCTTTAATGATGCGTGACCGCAATGCATACGATCAGAGAGTCAAAG AGTATTGCGAAAAATATGCAAAGCCCACCGATGCAGGGGTTGCGCCTGATGAAAAATCTAGTGACGAGGAACTAACTGAAGATGAATATGCGTCCAGTGATGAGGAAGTCGCTGGAAAAGCAGATCCGTGA
- the LOC130994403 gene encoding putative late blight resistance protein homolog R1B-16, producing MAAYAALASLLNTIKQMMTHPPISTSFHNIQIQSLEEKAALLLDFIETYNYGGGVSEEAQDLESQITSAAHTAEDMIESHIVNQLLPLSAHDREAAFSFSLYLQKKRAIEGENAAAVGDVDQFHGGSNQAIEEPAPHVARGGCWINFMQLIKRKRAIQPKNEAAVGDVDQFHGESNQTIEEHAPHVAAGEARDLESLIASAAHTAEDMIESHIVNQILPLSAEDREAALSFSLYLQKKRAIQEKNAAAVGDVDQFHGEYNLSNFDYLRQIIEDMDAIIEKANELKEKQRFTEEHSTPPLTLTQNREETSMVGFGDELIQLLDELTGQQSNLQIISIVGMGGMGKTNLAKNIYSNQLIIERFDIRAWATVSQQYNAKQILQQLLSDKDNSSNKKVDELGEQLHKTLFGRRYLIILDDIWSVEAWDEVSHFFPNNRNGSRIVLTTRLSDVANNCGSSCFSKNLLDENESWELFCKKAFQNKDCPAELEEVGKEIVRLCKGLALSIVVIGGSLLKSPRTVRYWKSVAKDIELSPNSKEKQESLDVLFSSYNHLPSHLKPCFLHIGVLKSINYANLDILSIIQLWVAEGFMKSNGDRVLEEIAEDYLKELIDRNLILVEKRSRNGKMKRCDIHDLLRDLCLKVAEEQGFFHVITQGPVLGTERRIVYKNASRGRETDRLPLARSIMECELHKENYKYRLVRILKVNNQGSLDQVPCESVNLRQLVLWGPGFEGVLELPSSLSLVWNLQALIFQKSGWYRPQVVAPIEIWKMRQLRHIECYQIYVPHPDREDELLILENLHMLREAVNLRLSEDVCNIIPNIKILHLVYDRKLQGWDDSLIECLCNLDRLHKLESLKLTGETRWKNVFSKLNEIVSFPRSLNKLSLSLIDFEWDDLTMIGWLPMLEVLEVDHNYAREENRTWSPVDGQFQRLKFLRLYSCHLRCWNADSCHFPILEKLHLTWLRHLEAIPWGIGEIPTLKLIHVRKCSNSAAISAIKIKDEQLECQGNDDLQIQVDVLKGRLESFMAMVETEGLTLNNVQFNLFD from the coding sequence ATGGCAGCTTATGCAGCTCTTGCTTCTCTCTTGAACACTATTAAGCAGATGATGACCCATCCTCCTATTTCCACTTCTTTCCACAACATTCAGATCCAATCTCTTGAGGAAAAGGCTGCTTTGTTGCTTGATTTCATTGAGACCTATAATTATGGTGGTGGAGTTAGCGAAGAAGCACAAGATCTGGAAAGCCAAATCACATCTGCTGCTCATACAGCTGAGGATATGATTGAATCACACATCGTCAATCAACTCCTTCCTCTTTCAGCGCATGATCGCGAAGCAGCTTTcagtttctctctctatctacaGAAAAAGAGGGCAATTGAAGGGGAAAATGCAGCTGCAGTTGGAGATGTGGATCAATTTCATGGTGGATCCAACCAAGCAATTGAAGAGCCTGCACCTCATGTAGCTAGAGGTGGATGCTGGATCAATTTCATGCAGCTCATTAAGAGAAAAAGGGCGATTCAACCGAAAAATGAAGCTGCAGTTGGAGATGTGGATCAGTTTCACGGTGAATCCAACCAAACAATTGAAGAGCATGCACCTCATGTGGCTGCAGGAGAAGCACGAGATCTGGAAAGCCTAATCGCATCTGCAGCTCATACGGCTGAAGATATGATTGAATCTCACATCGTCAATCAAATCCTTCCTCTTTCCGCTGAGGATCGGGAAGCAGCTTTGAGTTTCTCCTTGTATCTACAGAAAAAAAGGGCAATTCAAGAGAAAAATGCAGCTGCAGTTGGAGATGTTGATCAATTTCATGGTGAATATAACCTCAGCAACTTCGACTATCTGCGGCAGATAATTGAAGACATGGATGCTATCATCGAAAAGGCCAATGAGTTGAAGGAGAAACAGAGATTCACAGAGGAGCATTCAACACCTCCTCTTACTCTTACTCAGAACAGAGAAGAAACTTCTATGGTGGGATTTGGTGATGAGTTGATTCAACTTCTCGACGAGCTCACGGGTCAACAATCCAATCTGCAAATCATCTCAATCGTCGGTATGGGCGGCATGGGTAAGACTAATCttgccaaaaatatttattctaaTCAACTCATCATCGAACGCTTTGATATTCGTGCTTGGGCTACCGTTTCTCAGCAATACAATGCTAAACAAATTCTTCAACAACTTCTTTCTGACAAAGACAACTCCTCCAATAAAAAGGTAGATGAATTAGGAGAACAGTTACATAAAACTTTATTTGGTAGAAGATACTTGATCATATTAGATGACATATGGAGTGTTGAAGCTTGGGATGAAGTGAGCCATTTCTTTCCCAATAACAGAAATGGAAGCCGGATTGTTCTAACTACTAGGTTGTCTGATGTGGCTAACAATTGTGGCTCTTCTTGTTTTTCAAAGAATCTTCTAGATGAGAATGAAAGTTGGGAGTTATTCTGTAAGAAGGCATTCCAAAATAAAGATTGCCCTGCTGAACTTGAGGAAGTTGGAAAGGAGATTGTTAGATTATGCAAAGGACTAGCATTGTCCATTGTTGTAATTGGTGGGAGTCTTCTAAAGTCTCCTAGGACTGTACGATATTGGAAGAGTGTTGCCAAAGATATCGAACTAAGTCCCAATTCAAAAGAGAAGCAAGAAAGCTTAGATGTACTGTTTTCAAGTTATAACCACTTGCCTTCTCATCTTAAGCCTTGCTTTCTTCATATTGGAGTTCTTAAGAGTATTAATTATGCAAACCTCGATATCTTAAGTATCATCCAACTTTGGGTTGCGGAGGGATTTATGAAATCAAATGGAGACCGAGTTTTAGAAGAGATTGCAGAGGATTACTTGAAGGAACTTATTGACAGAAATCTGATATTAGTTGAGAAGCGAAGTAGAAATGGGAAGATGAAACGTTGTGATATTCATGATCTTTTAAGGGACCTGTGCTTAAAAGTAGCTGAGGAACAAGGGTTTTTTCATGTGATCACTCAAGGCCCTGTACTAGGCACAGAACGTCGCATCGTATATAAGAATGCTTCCCGGGGGAGAGAAACCGATAGACTTCCACTTGCACGCAGTATCATGGAATGTGAATTACACAAGGAGAATTATAAATATAGATTGGTGAGAATTTTGAAAGTAAACAATCAGGGGTCACTTGATCAAGTGCCATGTGAGAGTGTTAACTTGCGCCAACTTGTATTGTGGGGACCTGGTTTTGAGGGTGTGTTGGAGCTTCCCAGTTCATTATCCTTGGTATGGAATCTGCAGGCTTTAATCTTTCAGAAATCTGGATGGTACAGACCTCAAGTTGTCGCACCAATTGAAATTTGGAAGATGCGACAACTTAGGCATATCGAGTGTTATCAAATTTATGTTCCTCATCCCGATAGAGAAGATGAGTTGTTAATCTTGGAAAATCTTCATATGCTTCGGGAAGCAGTGAATTTGAGGTTGAGTGAGGATGTGTGCAACATCATTCCCAACATCAAGATACTGCATCTAGTTTATGATCGTAAGTTGCAAGGATGGGATGATAGTTTGATTGAGTGTTTGTGTAATCTTGATCGCTTGCATAAACTTGAATCACTCAAACTGACAGGCGAGACTAGGTGGAAGAATGTGTTTTCTAAGCTGAATGAGATAGTCTCATTTCCGAGATCGCTAAACAAGTTGAGCTTGAGTCTGATCGATTTTGAATGGGATGATCTGACAATGATTGGTTGGCTGCCCATGCTAGAAGTTCTCGAGGTAGATCATAACTATGCGAGGGAGGAAAATAGGACGTGGAGTCCCGTTGATGGGCAATTTCAACGCCTCAAGTTCTTGAGATTGTATTCCTGTCATCTGAGATGTTGGAATGCAGATAGTTGTCATTTCCCAATTCTGGAGAAGCTTCATCTTACTTGGCTACGTCACTTGGAAGCGATCCCATGGGGTATCGGTGAGATACCAACGCTCAAACTTATTCATGTGAGAAAATGTAGTAACTCTGCCGCGATTTCAGCTATTAAAATAAAAGACGAGCAGCTCGAGTGTCAGGGCAACGATGATCTTCAAATCCAAGTTGATGTCTTGAAAGGTAGATTGGAGAGCTTCATGGCAATGGTGGAAACAGAGGGCTTGACGCTCAATAATGTTCAATTTAATCTATTTGATTGA